Proteins encoded by one window of Lutibacter sp. A64:
- a CDS encoding Gldg family protein — MKKIFKIAKVELSILFYSPIAWLILIIFILQCGIAFTNIIDAKEMSQQLGNNLKNLTISIFGGHEGLFNAVQDKLYLYIPLLTMGLISRETSSGSIKLLFSSPLTSQQIILGKFLSMMLYGLLLVSVLFLIVFIASFSIENLDYKFLFGGILGLYILICTYSSIGLFMSSLTSYQVVAAISTLAVLAALNFIGTVGQSIDFVRDITYWISISGRTNNFINGLISSKDLIYFALIICLFLYLTVMRFDKGRKQVKQPALTIKYAAIILTVLGVGYISSLPALDAYYDTTRYKKKTLTKNTQELIAKLKSPLEITTYVNVINGYSHLGSPKFRIFDLNKFSDFTRFLPGLEMNYINYYDSTFTSRDTKYKTLEEFARRSAVAQGFDFEKVLTPEEIRAKIDLRDENNFFVRKIAYNGKTTSLRMFYDMIGYPEEAEIAAAIKRLLQTPPKIGFLTKNAERNITKTGDKAYKDLINTPTSRNSLINQGFDFTSIDLNSDTQKLDSITALVIADPIIPYSASQLKEIANYIDNGGNIIIAGEPKKQAILNPILEQLGLQFSEGQLLQESKEFELDLIQPKITEFAKEFGFNLTPKDIISFSGAVAILKTETDSLFDYKPILKTVDTKVWNQLGAINLKTDTLKFNKNNSQKIEAPVAVALTRKVDNREQKIMVFGDADFMSNGELGRFNLRTKNAQFTTEMFKWFSNNEFPVNTTRIKPNDNKITINQQNIKNIKILFIAVLPLLLGIACIQLLIRRKRK; from the coding sequence ATGAAAAAAATATTTAAAATAGCTAAAGTAGAGTTAAGTATTTTATTTTACTCACCTATTGCTTGGCTTATACTAATTATATTTATTCTACAATGTGGAATTGCGTTTACAAATATAATTGATGCAAAAGAAATGAGCCAACAGTTAGGCAATAACCTTAAAAACCTAACTATAAGTATTTTTGGAGGTCATGAAGGTTTGTTCAATGCTGTTCAAGATAAACTTTACTTATATATCCCATTGCTAACAATGGGATTAATAAGTAGAGAAACAAGTAGTGGTTCTATTAAATTATTGTTTTCCTCACCGTTAACAAGTCAGCAAATTATTTTAGGTAAATTTTTATCTATGATGCTTTACGGATTATTACTTGTTTCAGTTTTATTTTTAATTGTATTTATCGCTTCATTTAGCATAGAAAATTTAGATTATAAATTCTTATTTGGAGGTATATTAGGACTCTATATTTTAATCTGCACCTACTCTAGTATTGGGTTATTTATGTCGAGCCTCACCTCTTATCAAGTAGTTGCAGCAATTAGTACTTTAGCCGTACTTGCCGCACTAAATTTTATTGGAACCGTAGGTCAAAGTATCGATTTTGTTAGAGATATTACCTATTGGATTTCTATTTCTGGTAGAACTAACAATTTTATCAATGGCTTAATAAGCAGTAAAGATTTAATCTATTTTGCTTTAATTATTTGCCTTTTCTTATACCTAACAGTAATGCGTTTTGATAAAGGCAGAAAACAAGTAAAACAACCTGCATTAACAATTAAATATGCTGCTATAATTTTAACAGTCTTAGGTGTTGGGTATATCAGTTCTTTACCTGCGCTTGATGCTTATTACGATACTACCAGATATAAAAAGAAAACACTTACTAAAAACACACAAGAGTTAATTGCTAAATTAAAAAGTCCGCTAGAAATTACAACCTATGTAAATGTAATTAACGGATATAGCCATTTAGGATCTCCTAAATTTAGAATCTTCGACCTAAATAAATTTTCAGATTTTACTAGATTTCTTCCTGGTTTAGAAATGAATTATATAAACTATTACGATTCAACTTTTACAAGTAGAGATACCAAATACAAAACACTTGAAGAATTTGCCAGAAGATCGGCTGTAGCGCAAGGTTTTGATTTTGAAAAGGTGTTAACACCTGAAGAAATTAGAGCAAAAATTGACCTAAGAGATGAAAATAATTTCTTTGTTAGAAAAATAGCTTATAACGGAAAAACAACCAGTTTACGTATGTTTTACGATATGATTGGTTATCCTGAAGAAGCTGAAATTGCTGCTGCTATTAAACGCTTGCTACAAACACCTCCTAAAATTGGTTTTTTAACCAAAAATGCAGAAAGAAATATTACAAAAACAGGAGATAAAGCGTATAAAGATTTAATAAATACGCCTACTAGTAGAAACTCTTTAATTAATCAAGGCTTTGATTTTACATCTATAGATTTAAACTCAGATACACAAAAATTAGATAGTATAACAGCTCTTGTAATTGCAGATCCAATTATTCCGTATTCAGCAAGTCAATTAAAAGAAATTGCAAATTATATTGATAATGGAGGAAATATTATAATTGCTGGTGAACCTAAAAAACAAGCTATTTTAAATCCTATATTAGAACAATTAGGCTTACAATTTTCTGAAGGACAACTACTTCAAGAATCTAAAGAATTTGAACTGGACTTAATTCAACCTAAAATTACAGAGTTTGCTAAAGAGTTTGGCTTTAATTTAACACCAAAAGACATTATTAGTTTTTCTGGCGCCGTTGCAATTTTAAAAACTGAAACGGATAGTTTATTTGATTATAAACCTATTCTTAAAACAGTTGATACAAAAGTATGGAATCAATTAGGGGCAATAAACTTAAAAACCGATACTTTAAAATTCAATAAAAATAATTCTCAAAAAATTGAAGCACCAGTTGCTGTTGCCCTAACCCGAAAAGTAGATAACAGAGAACAAAAAATTATGGTGTTTGGTGATGCAGATTTTATGAGTAATGGTGAATTAGGTAGATTTAATCTTCGTACAAAAAACGCTCAATTTACAACAGAAATGTTTAAATGGTTTAGTAATAACGAATTTCCGGTGAATACTACACGTATAAAACCTAACGATAATAAAATCACCATAAATCAACAAAATATTAAAAACATTAAAATTCTTTTTATAGCTGTATTGCCTTTATTATTAGGTATTGCTTGTATTCAATTACTTATAAGAAGAAAAAGAAAATAA
- a CDS encoding ABC transporter ATP-binding protein, with protein MTQIIAKVENLSHKYSRDWAIRDINFEVHNKGILGLLGSNGAGKSTTMNILCGVVNQTEGNAYIDGINMRTNPVEAKKLIGFLPQKAPLHVELTVDEYLIHCAYLRSIPSSEIKKALEIAKEKCGIGHFSKRVLRNLSGGYQQRVGLAQAIIHNPKLVVLDEPTNGLDPNQILEVRKLIKEIAKERAVVLSTHILPEVQATCDTIVMIEEGKIVFADTMHAFNNYIEPNSLIMEMNELPANEELLAVEGVTAIDVINKNQVRVIFSNNKDITQKLIRKSVEKSWQLNEIYLEKTSLDGVFAQLSGKTPTN; from the coding sequence ATGACGCAAATTATAGCAAAAGTTGAAAATTTATCTCATAAATACAGTAGAGATTGGGCTATTAGAGATATAAATTTTGAAGTTCATAACAAAGGTATCTTAGGACTTTTAGGTTCTAATGGTGCTGGTAAATCTACAACCATGAACATTCTTTGTGGTGTAGTAAATCAAACCGAAGGAAATGCTTATATTGATGGTATTAATATGAGAACAAATCCTGTTGAAGCAAAAAAACTTATCGGATTTTTACCTCAAAAAGCACCTTTACATGTAGAATTAACAGTAGATGAATATTTAATCCATTGTGCGTATTTAAGATCAATTCCTTCTTCAGAAATAAAAAAAGCACTAGAAATTGCTAAAGAAAAATGTGGCATCGGCCATTTTAGTAAAAGAGTGCTTAGAAACCTTTCTGGCGGATACCAACAACGTGTAGGTCTTGCACAAGCAATTATTCATAATCCTAAATTAGTGGTTTTAGATGAACCTACTAACGGATTAGATCCTAATCAAATATTAGAAGTTAGAAAACTAATTAAAGAAATAGCAAAAGAAAGAGCTGTTGTTTTATCAACCCATATATTACCTGAAGTACAAGCTACTTGCGACACTATTGTTATGATTGAAGAAGGTAAAATTGTTTTTGCTGATACTATGCATGCCTTTAACAATTATATAGAGCCTAATTCTTTAATTATGGAAATGAATGAACTACCTGCTAACGAAGAACTATTAGCCGTAGAAGGTGTTACCGCTATAGATGTTATCAATAAAAATCAAGTTCGCGTTATTTTTTCTAACAATAAAGATATTACACAAAAACTGATTCGTAAAAGTGTAGAAAAATCGTGGCAACTAAATGAAATCTATTTAGAAAAAACTTCATTAGATGGCGTATTTGCACAACTTTCTGGAAAAACACCAACAAACTAA
- a CDS encoding Gldg family protein — protein MKKIVRIARLELSIMFYSPIAWLVLVLFIIQTGITFTELLYSQETNQQLGRPLNVLTKVLFAGEDGILAKVQRTLYLYIPILTMGLFSREISSGSIKLLLTSPVTSLQIILGKYLSMLVYGFILSLILATFIFTGAISIEAIDVKFVLGGILGVFLLIAAYSAIGLYMSSLTSYQVVAAVSTLAILAVLNFIGTVGQEYDFIRDITYWFSISGRTDHLVNGLISSKDIVYFILVIVLFLGLVFLKLNDERKNSSTLIKIGRYALLIVAITTLGYYSSLPLFNKYYDTTRFKDRTLTENSKKLIDRLEAPINITSYVNLVHYSAQYGSPKNRIKDLSRFEMYRRFIPEMKMKYITYYDTVPYRDTTKTLLEKAKTAASVYKINFNDVLTPEQIRAKINLAPENNRLVRFVEYKGKTTPLRMFDDMFVYPNEAEISVAIKRLLDGPSQIGFLANNLERSINSLDNNGYKIITNGTNIRGSLINQGFNPIHIDLNTVEQIPDSLKALVIADPKKAYSESEKLKILNYINTGGNLLITTEPSNYKYLNPILDSLGLAINKGVLLQESENHQLDLVQAKFTPEAKKFGFSFYENAVIATPTTSGISIKDTSKFKINTILKSNKDLVWNRTTPFDLETQQVKFDTLTDIRVEVPIAVALERTINNKNQKIMVVADADLLSNAEMARNNLTTVNSSFAIRTFKWLNDGIYPVSTARKKAIDKVIKVSRTQILWIKAIYLAILPFIIACIGLIILMRRKRN, from the coding sequence ATGAAAAAAATAGTTAGAATAGCACGTTTAGAACTAAGTATTATGTTCTACTCTCCTATTGCTTGGCTTGTTTTAGTGCTTTTCATTATTCAAACAGGAATTACTTTTACAGAATTACTCTACAGCCAAGAAACCAATCAACAATTAGGAAGACCTCTAAACGTTCTTACAAAAGTGCTTTTTGCTGGTGAAGATGGCATACTTGCTAAAGTACAACGCACCTTATACTTATACATTCCTATACTAACTATGGGGCTGTTTAGTAGAGAAATAAGTAGTGGTTCTATAAAATTATTGTTAACCTCTCCGGTAACATCCCTACAAATTATTTTAGGAAAATACCTTTCTATGTTAGTCTATGGTTTTATACTTTCTCTAATTTTAGCTACATTTATTTTTACTGGAGCTATTTCTATAGAAGCCATAGATGTTAAATTTGTATTGGGTGGTATTTTAGGTGTTTTTCTACTTATTGCTGCGTATTCTGCAATAGGTCTTTATATGTCTAGCCTTACAAGCTATCAAGTAGTAGCTGCTGTAAGTACCTTAGCAATTTTAGCTGTTCTAAATTTTATTGGAACTGTTGGACAAGAATACGATTTTATTAGAGATATTACCTATTGGTTTTCAATATCTGGTAGAACAGATCATCTTGTAAACGGACTTATTAGCAGTAAAGACATTGTTTATTTTATTTTAGTAATTGTATTGTTTTTAGGCTTGGTTTTCTTAAAACTTAACGATGAACGTAAAAACAGTTCGACACTAATTAAAATTGGAAGGTATGCACTTTTAATAGTAGCAATAACCACTTTAGGGTATTATTCTTCACTTCCACTATTTAATAAATATTACGATACTACCAGATTTAAAGACAGAACTTTAACCGAAAATTCTAAAAAATTAATAGATCGATTAGAGGCACCTATCAACATAACAAGTTATGTTAACCTGGTACATTACAGTGCACAATATGGGTCGCCAAAAAATAGAATTAAAGATTTAAGTAGGTTTGAAATGTATCGCAGGTTTATTCCTGAAATGAAGATGAAGTACATCACTTATTACGATACAGTTCCTTATAGAGATACTACAAAAACGCTTTTAGAAAAGGCAAAAACAGCAGCATCTGTCTATAAAATTAATTTTAATGACGTATTAACTCCAGAACAAATTAGAGCAAAAATTAACCTTGCTCCAGAAAACAATAGATTGGTTCGTTTTGTTGAATATAAAGGCAAAACAACACCGCTTCGTATGTTCGATGATATGTTTGTGTATCCTAATGAAGCTGAAATTTCTGTCGCTATAAAAAGATTATTAGATGGTCCTTCGCAAATTGGTTTTTTAGCTAATAATTTAGAAAGAAGTATCAATAGCTTAGATAATAACGGGTACAAAATAATAACAAATGGTACTAATATTAGAGGTTCTTTAATCAACCAAGGTTTTAACCCAATACATATCGACCTAAATACTGTTGAACAAATACCAGATTCTTTAAAAGCATTGGTTATTGCAGATCCTAAAAAAGCCTATTCTGAAAGCGAAAAATTGAAAATTTTAAATTATATAAATACTGGTGGAAATCTACTAATAACTACAGAACCTAGCAATTACAAGTACTTAAATCCAATATTAGACAGCTTAGGTTTAGCAATAAACAAAGGCGTGTTATTACAAGAGTCTGAAAACCATCAATTAGATTTGGTACAAGCTAAATTTACGCCTGAAGCTAAAAAATTCGGATTTTCTTTTTACGAAAATGCTGTAATTGCAACACCAACTACATCTGGAATTTCAATAAAAGACACTTCAAAATTTAAAATAAATACCATTTTAAAATCCAATAAAGACCTTGTATGGAATAGAACAACGCCTTTTGATTTAGAAACCCAACAAGTAAAATTCGATACGCTAACTGATATTAGAGTTGAAGTGCCTATTGCAGTAGCTTTAGAAAGAACCATCAACAATAAAAATCAAAAAATTATGGTGGTTGCAGATGCCGATTTATTGAGCAATGCAGAAATGGCTAGAAATAATTTAACTACTGTTAATAGCTCTTTTGCCATTAGAACATTTAAATGGCTTAATGATGGTATTTACCCTGTAAGTACAGCTAGAAAAAAAGCCATAGATAAAGTTATTAAAGTCTCAAGAACACAAATTTTATGGATTAAAGCTATTTACCTTGCTATTTTACCATTTATTATAGCGTGTATTGGATTAATTATTTTAATGCGAAGAAAACGAAATTAA
- a CDS encoding dipeptidase, giving the protein MKNIKSYVSEHKDRFINELIELLKIPSISADSAYSQDVLDTADTVKAALLNAGCDQVEICDTPGYPIVYGEKIIDSNLPTVLVYGHYDVQPADPIELWTSPPFEPVIKTTDKHPDGAIFARGACDDKGQMYMHVKALEYMTQNNNLPCNVKFMIEGEEEIGSSSLAWFVERNQEKLANDVILISDTGMISNSQPSITTGLRGLSYVEVEVTGPNRDLHSGLYGGAVANPINILTKMIASLHDENNHITIPGFYDNVEELSLEERAEMAKAPFSLEAYKNALNIDDVYGEKGYTTNERNSIRPTLDVNGIWGGYTGEGAKTVIASKAYAKISMRLVPNQDWKTITDLFKNHFESIAPKAVTVKVTPHHGGQGYVTPIDNIGYKAANKAYTETFGIPAIPQRSGGSIPIVALFEKELKSKTILMGFGLDSDAIHSPNEHFGVFNYLKGIETIPLFYKYFAEMSKA; this is encoded by the coding sequence ATGAAAAATATTAAATCGTACGTTAGTGAACATAAAGACCGCTTTATTAACGAACTTATCGAGTTACTTAAAATACCATCAATTAGTGCAGATTCTGCCTATAGTCAAGATGTTTTAGATACCGCAGACACTGTAAAAGCAGCACTTTTAAATGCTGGATGCGACCAAGTAGAAATTTGCGACACTCCAGGATATCCAATTGTTTATGGTGAAAAAATAATTGATTCAAATTTACCAACAGTCTTAGTTTATGGACATTATGATGTGCAACCTGCAGACCCAATTGAATTATGGACTTCACCTCCTTTTGAACCTGTTATTAAAACAACCGATAAACATCCTGATGGTGCTATTTTTGCTCGTGGTGCTTGCGACGATAAAGGTCAAATGTATATGCATGTAAAAGCATTGGAATACATGACCCAAAACAACAACCTACCGTGTAATGTAAAATTTATGATTGAAGGTGAAGAAGAAATTGGTTCTTCTAGTTTGGCTTGGTTTGTAGAACGCAATCAAGAAAAATTAGCCAACGATGTTATTTTAATTTCTGATACAGGAATGATCTCTAACTCCCAACCTTCTATAACTACAGGCTTACGTGGTTTAAGTTATGTAGAAGTTGAAGTTACAGGTCCTAATAGAGATTTGCATTCTGGTTTATATGGCGGTGCTGTTGCAAACCCAATTAACATATTAACTAAAATGATTGCTTCTCTACACGATGAAAACAATCATATTACAATTCCTGGTTTTTATGATAATGTTGAAGAATTATCTTTAGAAGAACGAGCTGAAATGGCAAAAGCGCCATTTTCTTTAGAAGCTTATAAAAACGCTTTAAATATTGATGATGTTTATGGCGAAAAAGGCTATACAACAAACGAGCGCAACTCCATTAGACCTACCTTAGATGTTAATGGTATTTGGGGTGGCTATACTGGTGAAGGTGCTAAAACTGTTATTGCAAGTAAAGCCTATGCTAAAATTTCTATGCGCTTAGTTCCTAATCAAGATTGGAAAACAATTACAGACCTCTTTAAAAATCATTTTGAAAGTATTGCCCCAAAAGCTGTAACTGTAAAAGTTACACCACATCATGGCGGACAAGGTTATGTTACTCCAATAGATAATATTGGCTATAAAGCAGCCAACAAAGCGTATACCGAAACTTTTGGAATTCCAGCAATTCCACAACGTTCTGGTGGAAGCATACCAATTGTTGCCTTGTTTGAAAAAGAATTAAAAAGTAAAACTATTTTAATGGGCTTCGGATTAGATAGTGATGCTATTCACTCTCCAAACGAACATTTTGGCGTTTTCAACTACCTAAAAGGGATTGAAACTATCCCATTATTTTATAAATACTTTGCTGAAATGAGTAAAGCATAA
- a CDS encoding PhnA domain-containing protein yields MSLSKELEKRSGATCELCGATENLSAFEVAPSKESIAACKVCIDQIENPDTVDANHWRCLNDSMWSEVPAVQVVAWRMLTQLRAEGWPQDLLDMMYLEEETLEWAKATGIGAEEDENAVIHRDVNGVVLQAGDSVVLIKDLKVKGSSMVAKQGTAVRRISLDPENEKYIEGKVGPTQIVIITDYVKKM; encoded by the coding sequence ATGAGTTTATCAAAAGAATTAGAAAAGCGTAGCGGTGCTACATGTGAATTGTGTGGAGCAACAGAAAACTTAAGTGCTTTTGAAGTAGCACCATCAAAAGAAAGTATTGCTGCTTGTAAGGTATGTATAGATCAAATTGAAAATCCTGATACTGTAGATGCAAATCATTGGCGTTGTTTAAATGATAGTATGTGGAGTGAAGTTCCTGCGGTACAAGTGGTGGCTTGGAGAATGTTAACACAATTACGTGCAGAAGGTTGGCCTCAAGATTTATTAGATATGATGTATTTAGAAGAGGAAACACTTGAATGGGCAAAAGCTACTGGTATTGGTGCCGAAGAAGATGAAAATGCCGTTATCCATAGAGATGTAAATGGGGTGGTTTTACAAGCTGGTGATTCTGTAGTTTTAATAAAAGATTTAAAAGTTAAAGGGTCTAGTATGGTTGCAAAACAAGGAACAGCTGTACGTAGAATTTCTTTAGATCCTGAAAATGAAAAGTATATTGAAGGAAAAGTAGGTCCTACGCAAATTGTGATTATTACAGATTATGTAAAAAAGATGTAG
- a CDS encoding acetyltransferase, with translation MYLYGASGHCKVIIDSIESSTSKKIDGIFDDNTTIKELLSIPVFDYDTFDKELIDELIVSVGINSVRKFIVGRIQANYGTVIHSKAYISKYAFIDKGTAVMAHAVVNASAKIGKHCIVNTGAIVEHDCELEDFVHISPNASLAGNVKVGEGSHIGIGAQVIQGITIGKWVTIGAGTVVIRDIPDNGLYVGNPAREIKK, from the coding sequence ATGTATTTATATGGAGCAAGTGGTCATTGTAAAGTGATAATAGATAGTATAGAGTCTTCAACTTCAAAAAAAATTGATGGTATTTTTGATGATAATACAACTATAAAAGAATTGTTATCGATACCCGTTTTTGATTATGATACTTTTGACAAAGAATTGATTGATGAATTAATTGTAAGTGTTGGAATTAATAGTGTTAGAAAGTTTATTGTAGGAAGAATACAGGCAAATTATGGTACTGTAATACATTCAAAAGCCTATATTTCTAAATATGCTTTTATTGATAAAGGTACAGCTGTTATGGCACATGCAGTAGTTAATGCTTCCGCAAAAATAGGAAAACATTGTATTGTAAATACAGGAGCTATTGTAGAACACGATTGCGAATTGGAAGATTTTGTACATATTTCTCCAAATGCCTCTTTAGCAGGAAATGTAAAAGTTGGAGAAGGGAGTCATATTGGTATTGGAGCACAAGTAATTCAAGGAATTACTATTGGAAAATGGGTGACCATTGGTGCCGGAACTGTTGTTATTAGAGATATTCCTGATAATGGCTTGTATGTTGGGAATCCTGCTCGGGAAATTAAGAAGTAG
- a CDS encoding sugar transferase, which translates to MYKAYFKRILDTILAFIGLLVLSPILVIIILLLALANKGKPFFFQVRPGLNEQLFKIIKFKTMTDKKDKAGNLLSDKERLTKIGSFVRKTSLDELPQLINVLKGDMSLIGPRPLLPEYLPLYSNEQKKRHHVKPGITGWAQVNGRNAISWQQKFEYDVWYVRHLSFKLDVKIVIKTIKKVVKSEGVNASSTVAMSRFKGNN; encoded by the coding sequence GTGTACAAAGCATACTTTAAACGAATACTAGATACCATACTTGCATTTATTGGGCTGCTAGTGTTATCTCCAATTTTAGTAATAATTATACTATTACTAGCACTAGCAAATAAGGGAAAACCGTTCTTTTTTCAAGTACGACCAGGTTTAAACGAACAATTATTTAAAATTATCAAGTTTAAAACAATGACCGACAAAAAAGATAAAGCAGGTAATTTATTATCCGATAAAGAGCGTTTAACTAAAATAGGTAGTTTTGTACGTAAAACATCGTTAGATGAATTGCCTCAGCTGATAAATGTACTAAAAGGAGATATGAGTTTAATTGGGCCTAGACCCTTATTGCCAGAATACTTACCTTTATACTCGAATGAACAAAAAAAGCGTCATCATGTAAAGCCAGGAATTACAGGTTGGGCACAAGTAAATGGTAGAAATGCTATTAGTTGGCAGCAAAAATTTGAATATGATGTTTGGTATGTGAGGCATTTAAGTTTTAAATTAGATGTAAAAATTGTAATAAAAACAATTAAAAAAGTAGTAAAATCTGAAGGTGTTAATGCGAGCTCAACCGTAGCAATGAGCCGATTTAAAGGAAATAATTAG
- a CDS encoding glycosyltransferase family 4 protein, which yields MKPTLIRITTVPLSLKILLKGQHRFMSQFYKVLGVSSRGSDLQEVATKEGIAVAEVEMTRTIAPLKDLVSLWNFYKLCKKEQPFIVHSHTPKAGIVGMLGAKLAGVPHRLHTVAGMPLLEATGFKRTLLNIVEKLTYSCATKVYPNSKGLEKIIKAEKFAKTEKLKVLANGSSNGIDTSYFNNERFTSSQNEALKQQLGIEKNAIVFIFVGRLVGDKGINELVAAFKELSVDSSQFSVGSQQATTNSQHSKLLLVGPLETELDPLLAETQQEILNNKHIISVGWQEDVRPYFAISNVLVFPSYREGFPNVVLQAGAMALPSIVTNINGCNEIIEEGKNGWIIPVKDKDAILKAMQHCLVNEASFNIIKSNARKMVETRYEQLVVWNALLEEYEGLV from the coding sequence ATGAAACCAACCCTAATTAGAATTACAACAGTTCCCCTCTCTTTAAAAATATTATTGAAGGGGCAGCATCGCTTTATGTCGCAATTTTATAAGGTGCTTGGTGTTTCTTCTCGTGGTTCAGACCTACAAGAAGTAGCAACTAAAGAAGGTATTGCTGTTGCTGAGGTTGAAATGACCCGTACTATTGCGCCCTTAAAAGATCTGGTTTCTTTGTGGAACTTTTATAAGCTTTGTAAAAAAGAACAACCTTTTATAGTACATTCACATACACCAAAAGCTGGTATTGTTGGTATGTTAGGAGCAAAGTTGGCAGGCGTACCACATAGATTGCATACCGTTGCAGGAATGCCGTTGTTAGAAGCTACAGGTTTTAAACGTACACTTTTAAATATTGTTGAAAAACTAACTTATAGTTGTGCTACAAAAGTATATCCGAATTCAAAAGGTTTAGAAAAAATTATAAAAGCAGAAAAGTTTGCTAAAACTGAAAAACTAAAAGTGTTAGCCAATGGGAGTTCAAATGGAATAGATACTTCATATTTTAATAACGAGCGCTTTACAAGTTCACAAAATGAAGCTTTAAAGCAACAATTAGGCATTGAAAAAAACGCTATTGTATTTATTTTTGTGGGCAGATTGGTAGGCGATAAAGGAATTAATGAGTTGGTAGCAGCGTTTAAAGAGTTGTCAGTTGACAGTTCTCAGTTCTCAGTTGGCAGTCAGCAAGCAACAACCAATTCGCAACACTCAAAATTATTATTGGTAGGTCCTTTAGAAACGGAATTAGATCCGTTATTGGCAGAAACTCAACAAGAAATTTTAAATAATAAACATATTATATCCGTAGGATGGCAGGAGGATGTACGTCCGTATTTTGCTATTTCCAATGTATTGGTGTTTCCAAGCTATAGAGAAGGTTTTCCAAATGTAGTGCTTCAAGCTGGTGCTATGGCATTGCCAAGTATTGTTACCAATATTAATGGTTGTAATGAAATTATTGAAGAAGGCAAAAATGGTTGGATTATTCCTGTAAAAGATAAAGACGCTATTTTAAAAGCAATGCAGCATTGTTTAGTAAATGAAGCTAGTTTTAATATAATAAAATCTAATGCCAGAAAAATGGTTGAAACCAGGTATGAACAACTAGTGGTTTGGAATGCTTTATTAGAAGAGTATGAAGGGTTGGTTTAG